From one Silurus meridionalis isolate SWU-2019-XX chromosome 23, ASM1480568v1, whole genome shotgun sequence genomic stretch:
- the LOC124376966 gene encoding cytochrome P450 2J2-like has product MLLNYLVEYLDLKTYLIGFFILLLLLDIYSNKSPFNFPPGPRPLPFVGNIFTGVDFKTIDKLAEKYGDVFSLRWGSEKTVFVSGYKMVKEALVTQPDSFADRPVIPLFNNFFKGLGVALSNGYLWKNQRKFVITHLRHFGEGKQVLELSIQQESIFLCDAFKAEQGPFDPQFFLNNAVSNIISALVFGHRFQYHDEKFLNILCLDAEAILLSGSARSQLYNAFPRLFDYLPGPHKTIFANYTKILEFLKEEIRKHKEDWDPSNPRDYIDSFLVEMEKKKSDPEAGFNVDTLLVAMLDLFEAGTETSATTLRWGLLFMMKYPEIQSPFDPQFFLNNAVSNIISALVFGHRFEYHNENFLNILRLDAEAVVLAGSARSQLYNAFPRLFDYLPGPHKTIFANYEKIIEFMKGEVRKHKEDWDPSNPRDYVDSFLLEMEKSDPEAGFNVDTLLIAMLDLFEAGTESAATTMRWGLFFMMKYPEIQKKVQDEIDKVIGQSRQASIADKTNMPYTEAVIHEIQRMGNIVPLGFPKMATKDTELGGFFIPKGTAVTTNLSSVLNDKSQWETPDTFNPGHFLDEQGRFLKKEAFLPFSAGRRVCGEQLARMELFLFFTSLLQSFTFSPCPGDELSLEGQMGFTYAPKPFCICVTPR; this is encoded by the exons ATGCTCCTAAATTACTTAGTGGAATACCTGGATTTGAAAACTTATCTTataggattttttattttactactaCTTCTTGATATCTACAGCAATAAAAGTCCGTTCAATTTCCCTCCAGGACCACGGCCCCTGCCTTTTGTAGGAAACATTTTCACTGGAGTTGACTTCAAGACAATTGATAAG CTTGCTGAGAAGTATGGAGATGTTTTCAGCCTGCGTTGGGGAAGTGAGAAAACTGTGTTTGTCTCAGGATATAAAATGGTGAAGGAAGCTCTTGTCACTCAGCCAGACAGCTTTGCAGATCGTCCTGTTATCCCTCtctttaacaatttttttaaggGACTTG GTGTAGCTCTCAGTAATGGGTACCTGTGGAAAAACCAGAGAAAGTTTGTCATCACGCACCTGCGTCACTTTGGTGAAGGGAAGCAGGTCTTAGAGCTGAGTATCCAGCAGGAGAGCATCTTTCTGTGTGATGCCTTCAAAGCAGAACAGG GTCCTTTTGATCCTCAGTTTTTCCTGAACAACGCAGTCTCAAACATCATCTCTGCACTAGTTTTCGGCCATCGCTTTCAATATCATGACGAGAAATTCCTGAATATCTTGTGTTTGGATGCTGAAGCGATCCTTTTATCAGGTTCTGCCCGATCTCAG CTGTACAATGCATTCCCTCGCCTCTTTGATTACCTTCCCGGCCCCCACAAGACGATTTTCGCCAACTACACAAAAATACTAGAGTTCTTAAAGgaagaaataagaaaacacaAGGAGGACTGGGATCCCTCAAATCCTCGTGATTACATCGACAGTTTCCTCGTGGAAATGGAAAAG aaAAAGAGTGATCCCGAAGCCGGATTTAATGTTGATACTTTATTGGTTGCAATGCTGGACTTGTTCGAAGCGGGGACAGAAACCTCAGCCACTACACTGCGCTGGGGTCTTCTCTTTATGATGAAGTACCCTGAGATACAGA gTCCTTTTGATCCCCAGTTTTTCCTGAACAACGCAGTCTCAAACATCATCTCTGCACTAGTTTTCGGCCATCGCTTTGAATACCACAACGAGAATTTCCTGAATATCTTGCGTTTGGATGCTGAAGCGGTCGTTTTAGCAGGTTCTGCCCGATCTCAG CTGTACAATGCCTTCCCTCGCCTCTTTGATTACCTTCCCGGCCCCCATAAGACAATTTTTGCCAACTACGAAAAAATAATAGAGTTCATGAAGGGAGAAGTAAGAAAACACAAGGAGGACTGGGATCCCTCAAATCCTCGTGATTACGTTGACAGTTTCCTTCTAGAAATGGAAAAG AGTGATCCTGAAGCTGGATTCAATGTTGATACATTATTGATTGCAATGCTGGACTTGTTCGAAGCGGGGACAGAAAGCGCAGCCACTACAATGCGCTGGGGTCTATTCTTCATGATGAAATACCCTGAGATACAGA AGAAAGTGCAGGACGAGATTGATAAAGTGATCGGACAGTCACGCCAGGCCAGCATCGCTGACAAAACCAACATGCCCTACACTGAAGCTGTTATTCATGAGATTCAAAGGATGGGAAACATTGTGCCTTTGGGTTTCCCAAAAATGGCCACTAAAGATACTGAACTGGGCGGATTCTTCATTCCAAAG gGCACGGCAGTGACTACAAACCTGTCATCTGTGCTTAATGACAAGAGTCAGTGGGAAACACCAGACACATTTAACCCTGGACACTTTCTAGATGAACAAGGCCGATTCCTCAAGAAGGAGGCTTTCCTGCCCTTTTCAGCAG GTAGGAGAGTGTGTGGGGAGCAATTGGCTCGGATGGAGCTCTTCCTGTTCTTTACCTCTCTGCTGCAGAGCTTCACATTCTCTCCTTGTCCTGGAGATGAGCTGAGCTTGGAGGGACAGATGGGTTTCACATATGCACCTAAACCCTTCTGCATCTGTGTTACCCCACGCTAA